In Hippoglossus stenolepis isolate QCI-W04-F060 chromosome 5, HSTE1.2, whole genome shotgun sequence, one genomic interval encodes:
- the siah1 gene encoding E3 ubiquitin-protein ligase Siah1 isoform X2, with protein sequence MDEEMSRQTATALPTGTSKCPPSQRVPTLSGTTASNSDLASLFECPVCFDYVLPPILQCQSGHLVCSNCRPKLTCCPTCRGPLGSIRNLAMEKVANSVLFPCKYASSGCEVTLPHTDKTEHEELCEFRPYSCPCPGASCKWQGSLDAVMPHLMHQHKSITTLQGEDIVFLATDINLPGAVDWVMMQSCFGFHFMLVLEKQEKYDGHQQFFAIVQLIGTRKQAENFAYRLELNGHRRRLTWEATPRSIHEGIATAIMNSDCLVFDTSIAQLFAENGNLGINVTISMC encoded by the exons AAATGAGTCGCCAGACTGCCACCGCGCTGCCCACAGGAACCTCCAAGTGCCCCCCCTCCCAGCGCGTGCCCACCCTGTCGGGCACCACAGCCTCCAACAGTGACCTGGCCAGTCTGTTCGAGTGCCCTGTCTGCTTCGACTATGTCTTACCCCCCATCCTGCAGTGTCAGTCCGGGCACCTG GTATGTTCCAACTGCCGGCCCAAGCTCACCTGCTGCCCGACCTGCCGAGGTCCCCTGGGCTCCATCAGGAACCTGGCCATGGAGAAGGTGGCCAACTCGGTCCTCTTCCCCTGCAAGTACGCCTCGTCGGGCTGCGAAGTCACCCTGCCCCACACCGACAAGACGGAGCACGAAGAGCTGTGCGAGTTCCGGCCGTACTCCTGCCCCTGCCCCGGCGCCTCCTGCAAGTGGCAGGGCTCCCTGGACGCCGTCATGCCTCATCTGATGCACCAGCACAAGTCCATCACCACACTGCAG gggGAGGACATTGTGTTCCTGGCCACGGACATCAACCTCCCTGGAGCGGTGGACTGGGTGATGATGCAGTCGTGCTTCGGCTTCCACTTCATGCTGGTGCTGGAGAAGCAGGAGAAGTACGACGGCCACCAGCAGTTCTTTGCCATCGTGCAGCTCATCGGCACTCGCAAGCAGGCGGAGAACTTCGCCTACCGGCTGGAGCTCAACGGTCACCGGCGCCGCCTGACCTGGGAGGCCACGCCGCGCTCCATCCACGAGGGCATCGCCACGGCCATCATGAACAGCGACTGCCTGGTGTTCGACACGTCCATCGCGCAGCTTTTCGCTGAGAACGGCAACCTGGGCATCAACGTCACCATCTCCATGTGCTAA